The sequence TCCGCCCGCCTTGGGGCCCTGCACCACCAGTGCGTCGGCACCGTGTCCCAGGGCGACACCGGCCTCGTAGGCCGAGGTCACCGTGACCATCGTCAGGATGCGCAACGCCCGCAGCGCCTCCAAGTCATCGGGCGACGGCGTCCCGAACGTGAACGACACCACCGTGGGCCGCAGGTCGGCGATCACCTCGAGCTTCTCCGGCCAGCAGTCGTCGTCACCGAAGCGCGGCCGGCCCAGCTCCACGCCGTAATGTTCGGCCAGCGGATCCAGGAGGTCGGCGTACTCGTCGAGCAGCACCACATCGGCGCCACTGGGTTGGGGCACAAACAGATTCACCCCGAGCGGGCCGCTGGTGGCCGCGCGCGCGGCGGTGATCTCGTCGGCCAGCTGTTGAGCGGTGCGATAGCCGCCGGCGACAAACCCCAGGCCGCCCGCCTCCGACACCGCGGCCGCCAGCGCCGGTGTGCTGGGACCGCCTGCCATCGGCGCGCCGATCAATGGGACAGTGAGCTCAGAGAAGCTGAACGCCATTCCCCTAGCCTGCCATCAACCGGCAAGCGCCCGCAGACGGGTTGGCAGCGCGCCTTTCGAGCGGTAAGGACCCAGAACCGCGACGCCGTAGGGCTGTCGCAGCAGTTTATGGGCCACCGCGTTGACCTCGTCGACAGTGACCGCGGACAGTTCCCGCAGGGTGCGCGCGATGGGCCGATGCCGACCGTAGTTCAGTTCGGTACGGCCCAAGCGGTTCATCCGGGAACCGGAATCCTCTAGGCCCAGCACCAATCCCCCACGCAACGATCCCTTTGCGATCCGGCACTCTTCGGCGGTGATGCCATCGCGCGCCACCGAGTCGAGCACCTCGGCCGTCACGGCCGCCACTTCGGCGAACCGGTCCGGCTGGCAGGCGGTGTACACCGACAGCGCACCGGCGTCGGCAAAGGTATCCACCGATGAGTAGATCGAGTACGCCAGGCCGCGGGTTTCCCGAACCTGTTGGAACAGCCGGGAACTCAGGCCCCCGCCCAGGGCGGTGTTGAGCACTGCCAGCGCCTGACGGTGCTGCCAATAGCGTCCGGGCGCGCGTACTCCCAGGGACATGTGCGTCTGATCAGCGTCGCGGTTGACCACGGTCAGCCCGGGCGAGCCCGGAACCCGGGCGGCGCCGCGCCGCGGCGGGGCGGGCTGCTGGCCACGAATCAGCCGGTGCCCGAAATGTTCTCGCACCAAAGCCACAACCGTGTCGTGGTCGATGTTGCCGGCAACGGCGACCACCATGCGCTCCGGTGTGTAGCGGCGCTGGTGGAACGACCGCAACTGTGCGCGAGTCATCGTCGACACCGACTCGACGTTGCCGATCACCGGCCGTCCGATCGGATGGTCGCCGAACAGCGTCGACAGGAACACATCGCCCAGCGCATCCTCGGGGTCGTCATCGCGCATCGCGAGTTCCTCAAGGACCACGTCGCGTTCGAGGTCGACGTCGGCAGCCGCGCAGGATCCGTTGAGCACGACGTCGCTCACCAGCGCGACCGCCAGCTCCAGGTCGGTGTCCAGCACGTGGGCGTAGTAGCAGGTGTGCTCTTTGCCGGTGAAGGCGTTGAGTTCACCCCCGACGGCGTCCATCGCCTGGGCTATGCCGGCCGCCGTGCGGGTCGGGGTGGCCTTGAACAGCAGATGCTCCAGGAAGTGCGCCGCGCCGGCCACCGTGGTGCCTTCGTCGCGCGATCCGACGCCCACCCAGACTCCCACCGACGCCGAACGAACCGCGGGGAGGTACTCGGTAACCACCCGCAGTCCGCCCGGCAGGGTGGTGCGTCGCAGGGCGCGCGACGGCGGGATGTCAGCTTTCGACAGCCGCGGCATCGGCAGGCTCAGCGGACCCCGCGTCTGGGACTGGAGCGGCGTCCGCTGCGTCTTCCACGGGCACCAGCGAGATCTTGCCGCGGTTGTCGATGTCGGCGATCTCCACGCGCAGCTTGTCGCCGACCTTCACCACGTCTTCGACCTTGGCCACCCGCTTGCCCTTGCCGAGCTTGGAGATGTGCACCAGGCCGTCGCGACCCGGCAGCAGCGACACGAAGGCGCCGAAGTCGGTGGTCTTGACCACGGTGCCCAGGAACCGCTCGCCGATCTTGGGCAGCTGCGGGTTGGCGATCGCGTTGATCTTGTCGATCGCGGCCTGCGCCGACGGGCCGTCGGTGGCGCCGACGAACACGGTGCCGTCGTCCTCGATCGAGATCTGGGCGCCGGTCTCCTCGGTGATCGAGTTGATCATCTTGCCCTTGGGCCCGATCACCTCGCCGATCTTGTCCACCGGAACCTTGATGGTGGTGACCCGCGGCGCGTACGGGCTCATCTCGTCGGGAGCGTCGATGGCCTCGGCCATGACCTCGAGGATGGTCAGACGCGCGTCCTTGGCCTGCGCCAGCGCACCCGCGAGCACCTGCGACGGAATGCCGTCGAGCTTGGTGTCCAGCTGCAGCGCGGTGACGAAGTCCTTGGTGCCGGCGACCTTGAAGTCCATGTCGCCGAACGCGTCCTCGGCGCCCAGGATGTCGGTGAGCGCGACGAAGCGACGCTCGGTCTTGCCGTCGACCTCGACGTCGTCGGAGACCAGGCCCATCGCGATACCGGCGACCGGAGCCTTCAGCGGCACCCCGGCGTTGAGCAGCGCCAGCGTGGACGCACAGACCGAGCCCATCGAGGTGGATCCGTTGGAGCTCAGGGCTTCCGACACCTGACGGATGGCGTAGGGGAACTCCTCGACGCTGGGCAGCACCGGGACCAGGGCCCGCTCGGCCAGGGCACCGTGGCCGATCTCGCGGCGCTTGGGCGAACCGACCCGGCCGGTCTCACCGGTCGAGTACGGCGGGAAGTTGTAGTGGTGCATGTAGCGCTTGGACTTCTCCGGCCCGAGCGAGTCGATCTGCTGCGCCATCTTCATCATGTCCAGCGTGGTGACGCCCATGATCTGGGTCTCGCCACGCTCGAACAGCGCGCTGCCGTGCGCCCGGGGGATCACCGCGACCTCGGCGGACAGCGCCCGGATGTCGGTGATGCCACGGCCGTCGATGCGGAAGTGGTCGGTCAGGATGCGCTGGCGCACCAGCTTCTTGGTGAGGCTCCGGTAGGCCGCGCTGATCTCCTTCTCGCGACCCTCGTAAGTCTCGGCGAGGCGCTCGATGACCTCGGCCTTGATCTCGTCGGTGCGGTCGTCACGCTCGGCCTTACCGGCGATGGTCAGTGCCTTCGCCAGCTCATCGGTCGCGATGGAGGCCACCGAGTAGTAGACGTCCTCGCCGTAAGGCGGGAACAGCGGGTAGTCGGCGGTCGGGCGGGCGGCCGCGTCGGCCAGCTCCTGCTGGGCCTTGCACAGCGCCGCGATGAACGGCTTGGCCGCTTCGAGGCCCTCGGCCACCACGGTCTCGGTCGGCGCCTGGGCGCCGGCTTCGATGAGCTCGATGACGTTCTCGGTGGCCTCGGCTTCGACCATCATGATGGCGACGTCACCGTCATCGAGGGTGCGGCCGGCCAGCACCATGTCGAACGCCGCGCGCTCCAGCTGCTCGACGGTGGGGAACGCCACCCAGGTGCCGTCGATCAGGGCCACCCGCGCGGCACCGACCGGGCCGGAGAACGGCAGGCCGGCGAGCTGGGTGGAAGCCGACGCGGCGTTGATCGCCACCACGTCGTACAGGTCGTTCGGGTTGAGGCTCAGCACAGTCACCACGACCTGGACCTCGTTGCGCAGGCCGTCGACGAACGACGGGCGCAACGGGCGGTCGGTGAGACGGCAGGTCAGGATCGCGTCGGTGGACGGCCGGCCCTCGCGGCGGAAGAACGAGCCGGGAATGCGGCCGGCCGCATACATCCGCTCCTCGACGTCGACGGTGAGCGGGAAGAAGTCGAAGTGCTCCTTGGGAGCCTTGCTGGCGGTGGTCGCCGACAGCAGCATGGTCTCGTCGTCGAGGTAGGCGACGACGCTGCCGGCGGCTTGCTGGGCCAGCCGGCCGGTCTCGAAGCGGATGGTGCGCTTGCCGAAGCTGCCGTTGTCGATGACAGCGGTCGACTCGAATACGCCTTCTTCAATTTCAATTGCAGACATGGAAGCCCGTGCGGCCTTTCCTGGTTCGTTCAGCTGTTTCGCAACGTCAGACGTGCGTCAGCCAACGACCTGGATGCGGCTACGGTCGTCGATCGAAGCGGCCGGATCTTTTGAAGACGTACTTTTCAGACCCGGCTGCCACTACCGAAGACCGCCCGATGCAAGTCTGGCTGTTCGCAGGGACATGTCCCGTCGTGACGTGCCGGAGTGGCGCACGCGGATGCGGGGCCACACCGATGTCCGGGCCTGGCAGGCCCGGAACGGTCTCACTCTACACGGCAGCGGCTGACGCCGGCCGGAATGTCAGCGACGCAGGCCCAGGCGCTCGATGAGCGAGCGGTAGCGCGCCACATCGGTCTGGGTCAGGTACTTGAGCAGACGACGCCGCCGGCCGACCAGCAGCAGCAGTCCGCGCCGGGAGTGGTGGTCATGCTTGTGCTTCTTGAGGTGCTCGGTGAGGTCGACAATCCGCTTGGTCAGCAGGGCGACCTGAGCTTCGGGCGAGCCGGTGTCGGTCTCGTGCAGGCCGTAGTTGGCCAGGATCTCTTTTTTCTGCTCGACGGTCAGCGCCACGAAAAAAACTCCATCAATCGGTCCCGCGAATATCAAGTCGGCGGCCACCGCGGACTGCAGCACGCCGAGGGGCGAGTCTAGCAGCGCCCTGGGCGGCCGTCCCAATCGCGCGGGCGGTCAGTCGCCGGAGAGCAGGCCGCGGGTTTTCTCGACATCGGTGTTCATCACCGCCACCAAGTCCGCCACCGAGTCGAACTTCTCCTGGCCGCGGATCCGGCTGACGAAGTCGACGGCGACGCGCTGTCCGTACAGGTCGGCGGTTTCGTCGATCAGGAACGCCTCCACGGTCCGGGCCCGCCCGGAGAACGTCGGGTTGGTGCCCACCGACACCGCGGCCCGGCAGCGTTGACCTGCGACGACCGTGCCCGGCACCTGACCGTGGCCCAAGACGGTGAACCATGCGGCGTACACCCCGTCGGCCGGAATCGCCGCGAAGGCCGACGGGGCCACGTTGGCGGTCGGGAAGCCCAGGCCACGCCCGCGACCGTCACCGCGCACCACCAGACCTTCGACCCGGTGGGGCCGGCCCAGCGCCTCAGCGGCGGCCGACACATCGCCGGCGTCGACACAGGATCGGATGTAGGTCGAGGAGAAGGTGACCGACTGGGTGGCGTCGGCGCGCTCGGCCACCAGCGACACCGATTCGACCCCGAACCCGAACTGCTCGCCGGCGCGGCGCAGGGTCTCGACGTTGCCGGCCGCCTTACGGCCGAAGGTGAAGTTCTCCCCCACCACCACTTCCACCACGTGCAGGTGCTCGACCAGCAGTTGGTGGATGTAACGGTCCGGGGTGAGCTTCATGAATTCGGGCGTGAACGGAATCACCAGGAAGACGTCGATGCCGAACTGCTCGACCAGCTCGGCACGGCGCGCCAGCGTGGTGAGCTGCGCGGGATGGTTGCCGGGGTAGACGACCTCCATGGGATGCGGGTCGAAGGTCATCAGCACCGTCGGCACGCCGCGCGCCTGGCCGGCCTTCACCGCATGGGCAATCAGCTCCGCATGACCACGATGCACACCGTCGAACACGCCGATGGTGAGCACGCACCTGCCCCAGTCTGTGGGGATCTCGTCCTGCCCCCGCCACCGCTGCACGAGGACAGCCTAAACTGTCCCGTTGTGAGCCCTTGGGAGCAGTCGGATGGGCTGAGTAGCGTCGCCCAGGACTATCTGAAAGTCATCTGGACCGCCCAGGAATGGTCACCGGACAAGGTCAGCACCAAGATGCTGGCAGAGAAGATCGGCGTGTCGGCCAGCACCGCCTCGGAGTCGATCCGCAAGCTCGCCGATGCGGGCTTGGTGGACCACGAGAAGTACGGCGCGGTGACCCTGACCGACGAGGGGCGCCGGGCCGCGCTCGCCATGGTGCGCCGGCACCGCCTGATCGAGACCTTTCTGGTGCGCGAACTGGGCTACAGCTGGGATGAGGTGCACGACGAGGCCGAAGTCCTCGAGCACGCGGTGTCAGACCGGCTGATCGCACGTATCGACGCCAAGCTGGGCTTCCCGCAGCGCGACCCGCACGGCGACCCGATCCCGGCGACGGACGGTCAGGTGCCGACTCCTCCGGCCCGCCAACTGTGGGCGTGCGCCGAGGGCGAGACCGGCACGGTGGCCCGCATCTCCGACAACGATCCGGAGATGCTGCGCTACTTCGCCCAGGTGGGCATCAGCCTCGACGCCCGGTTGCGAGTGCTGACTCGCCGCGACTTCGCCGGGATCATCTCGATAGCCCTTGATTCGCCCGCGGGCTCCGATCGCGAGCAGGCCACCGTTGACCTGGGCAGCCCTGCCGCCCAGGCGATCTGGGTGGTCTAGCCCTTACTTCACGTGGTCGGCGAGTTGGCCTTCGGCCCCGAAGAGTTCCTGCTGCCAGTACGCGACCAGTTCGGTGGTGTCGATCTGGTCGGGGTGAAAGTCACGCTTCTTGAAGGGCCGCATGTCGAAGTAGAAGCCCTTCCACATCGGGTTGCGCAGCATCTGCACCGTTTCCTTGAGGATCCGGAACGGTTGACGGCGGCCCTCGACGTCGGTGGTGGCGATCGACAGCCAGGAGAACAACACCAGGATCGGAATGCCACAGTTCTGCGCGAAGCGCATCCACCGGATGCGTGTCGACTCCGGAACGCCCACCGCCCGGTACACGTCGAACGCAACCGACTTGTGCTCCAACTCTTCCAGCGCGTGCCAGTTCAGCAGATTGCGGATCTCGGCGTCATACATCATCGCCTGGACCGCCGGGCGTTTCAGGATGTTCTCCGCCCACACCGCGGTGAAATGCTCTGCGGCCACGGTGAATCCGAGGAAGAAGTGGCGAAGGCGAGGCAGCCGGTCCGGGTTGGGGAACTGCTTGTCGAGGAACTTCTCCATCCGCTCGGTGCTGCCCAGCAGGTACTCGAACCACGCGGTCGGGTATCCCATGGCCGCGAGTTGTTCATTGAGCTCACGGTGCTGGCGGCCGTGCGTCTTCTCCTGCCCGACGAAGCCGGCCACGCGCTTCGTCAATTCGGGGTCGGTGAGCTGGTCGGCATAGCGGCGCACCGAGCGCACGAAGATGTCCTCGCCGGGCGGGAAGATCGCTGACAAGATGGCCACCAGATGGCTGAACACAATGCTGTCGTCGGCGAAATACCGGTCGCCGGCGGGCTGTTCACCGAACCCGAAGTTCAGTCGTCGGACGGCGGGGTACGTCATCACGTTCGTCATGCCAACGACGCTAGGTCCGACTTCCGGGCGGGCGGAATGTGCGAGCCGGACAAGGATTTGATGTTTTCGGACAGCCGGCCGTCAGGGCCTTCGTCCCCGGTGTTTGCTGGGCGGTGTGCCGACCCACCGGATAAAGGCACGACTGAAGGCGGCCGTTTCCGAATATCCCAGTTGACGGGCCGTTTCCTCGACGGTGAGGCCCGATTCGAGCATGGCTGCCGCCAGGGTCACCCGCACCTCGTCGACCAACGCGCGGTAGCTGGTGTGTTCGCCTGCAAGGCGGCGATGCAGGGTGCGCTCGGTGATGCACAGTTCGTCGGCGATCACCGCCATCGACGGCAGCACGCCGGGGTCCCGGACCAGCCGGGAGCGCACCTGTGCGGCGATTCCCCGCCGCCGACGACGGGTCTGCAAGAGCTCTTCGCACTGCAGGGCGCACGCCTCGGCGGCAGCGGGGTCCGCCGCCGGCATCGGTAGCGCCAGCACTTCGACGGGGATGGTGATCGCACTGCGCTTCGCGGCGACGTCGACTTCGATTGTCACCCAGGGAAACTCGAGACGTTCGACGGGAAAGTCGATGCCCGGCAGCTCGACCTTGATCGGCGCGTCCGAGTTCAGCTGGCCGATCAGCAGCGGCACCATGTTGGTCAGCGCGAACAGATCCCGTTCCAACATGAAGGTCCGGACGTCGGCGGGCACGGCACTGTCGTCGAACTCGAGCACGGCGCCCTCAGGGGTGTCGTGGCGGGTCAGCCGCAGAAACGTCGACGACAACGTCGCGTACCGGCAGGCCGTGTTGACCGCGTCGCCCAGGGTCGGGCTGGCCAGCAGCGCATAGCCGAGCACACCGGTGTTCGCGAAGTTGTACTGCAGACCGACGTCACGGGCGAACTCGTGTGGATCTGTTACCCGGCCAAGGATGTTACGCAGAATCGCGAGTTCCTGGCCGGCTTGAACCTCGATCGCACTGTCCGCGATGTCGGCCGGCGTGACACCGGTACCCGCAAGACACCCCGCCGCATCGATGCCATGCAGGCGGGCGGCCTGAAGAAGATGCCGACAGGTCGCCACCGGCCGGGGAATGTCCCAATCCGCCTGCGCGGCACCGCCGATCGACACGTGTCCGAATATATCAAATTTGGATCGGCGCGCACCTACCGCTCTACGATTTGCCGATGGCAAAACTTGAGTTGTCCCGCGAGCTGTCACTGCCTCCCGACGAAGCCTGGTCTCATGCGTCGAATCTGGCCGAATTGGGTGACTGGCTGTCCCTGCACCAGGGCTGGCGCTGTGAGATACCGGCCGAACTCGAGGCAGGAACCACCTTGATCGGAGTGGCCGGAGCCAAGGGCATGCGCAACCGCGTCACCTGGACGGTCCGCAGGGTCGACCCGCCCGCCCTGCTGGAACTGACCGGCGACGGCGTGGGCGGTACCAAGTACGCGCTGACCCTGGCCATCGCCCCAGCCGTCTCCGGCTCGAAATTCACTCTGCGGATGGACCTGGGTGGCCGGCCGCTGTTCGGCCCGATCGGGGCCACCGCCGCCCGCGCGGTCAAGGGCGACATCGAGCGGTCCATCAAGCACTTCGAATCGCTGTACACCTGAGTGAGCTTCCTCATGACCTGGGCCCGCCGGCGGTCGTTCTCGACGGTGGCGCCGCGACTACGTACTCCCCCAGCTCGTAGTGTTCGGCGTCGGGAGTCGCGGCGAGCCGGCGTCGATACGTATTGGGTGTCCATGGCCACAACTCGGGCAGGCCATCGGCACCCAGATACCAACTCGTGCAACCGGTCGCCCACACGGTGCCCGGCATGGCGTCATGCATGCTCGCGTTGAACTCGTCGGTGGCATGCAATGTGGGTGCGACGGTGTCGAATTCACCATCGCACCAACGCTG is a genomic window of Mycolicibacter heraklionensis containing:
- a CDS encoding nitronate monooxygenase; amino-acid sequence: MAFSFSELTVPLIGAPMAGGPSTPALAAAVSEAGGLGFVAGGYRTAQQLADEITAARAATSGPLGVNLFVPQPSGADVVLLDEYADLLDPLAEHYGVELGRPRFGDDDCWPEKLEVIADLRPTVVSFTFGTPSPDDLEALRALRILTMVTVTSAYEAGVALGHGADALVVQGPKAGGHRGTFAPDVHPGTDSLEHVLAEITHAHGHVPLVAAGGLGTAADVAGVLHDGVVAAQVGTALLLAHEAGTNPTHRAALTNPEFTNTTVTCAFSGRYARGLENDFTRAFEDVAPVGYPEINHMTTPIRAAAVALDDPHGTSLWAGTAYRTARSAPAAEIIAALTP
- a CDS encoding M16 family metallopeptidase; its protein translation is MPRLSKADIPPSRALRRTTLPGGLRVVTEYLPAVRSASVGVWVGVGSRDEGTTVAGAAHFLEHLLFKATPTRTAAGIAQAMDAVGGELNAFTGKEHTCYYAHVLDTDLELAVALVSDVVLNGSCAAADVDLERDVVLEELAMRDDDPEDALGDVFLSTLFGDHPIGRPVIGNVESVSTMTRAQLRSFHQRRYTPERMVVAVAGNIDHDTVVALVREHFGHRLIRGQQPAPPRRGAARVPGSPGLTVVNRDADQTHMSLGVRAPGRYWQHRQALAVLNTALGGGLSSRLFQQVRETRGLAYSIYSSVDTFADAGALSVYTACQPDRFAEVAAVTAEVLDSVARDGITAEECRIAKGSLRGGLVLGLEDSGSRMNRLGRTELNYGRHRPIARTLRELSAVTVDEVNAVAHKLLRQPYGVAVLGPYRSKGALPTRLRALAG
- a CDS encoding polyribonucleotide nucleotidyltransferase, whose translation is MSAIEIEEGVFESTAVIDNGSFGKRTIRFETGRLAQQAAGSVVAYLDDETMLLSATTASKAPKEHFDFFPLTVDVEERMYAAGRIPGSFFRREGRPSTDAILTCRLTDRPLRPSFVDGLRNEVQVVVTVLSLNPNDLYDVVAINAASASTQLAGLPFSGPVGAARVALIDGTWVAFPTVEQLERAAFDMVLAGRTLDDGDVAIMMVEAEATENVIELIEAGAQAPTETVVAEGLEAAKPFIAALCKAQQELADAAARPTADYPLFPPYGEDVYYSVASIATDELAKALTIAGKAERDDRTDEIKAEVIERLAETYEGREKEISAAYRSLTKKLVRQRILTDHFRIDGRGITDIRALSAEVAVIPRAHGSALFERGETQIMGVTTLDMMKMAQQIDSLGPEKSKRYMHHYNFPPYSTGETGRVGSPKRREIGHGALAERALVPVLPSVEEFPYAIRQVSEALSSNGSTSMGSVCASTLALLNAGVPLKAPVAGIAMGLVSDDVEVDGKTERRFVALTDILGAEDAFGDMDFKVAGTKDFVTALQLDTKLDGIPSQVLAGALAQAKDARLTILEVMAEAIDAPDEMSPYAPRVTTIKVPVDKIGEVIGPKGKMINSITEETGAQISIEDDGTVFVGATDGPSAQAAIDKINAIANPQLPKIGERFLGTVVKTTDFGAFVSLLPGRDGLVHISKLGKGKRVAKVEDVVKVGDKLRVEIADIDNRGKISLVPVEDAADAAPVPDAGSAEPADAAAVES
- the rpsO gene encoding 30S ribosomal protein S15 — encoded protein: MALTVEQKKEILANYGLHETDTGSPEAQVALLTKRIVDLTEHLKKHKHDHHSRRGLLLLVGRRRRLLKYLTQTDVARYRSLIERLGLRR
- a CDS encoding bifunctional riboflavin kinase/FAD synthetase — translated: MQRWRGQDEIPTDWGRCVLTIGVFDGVHRGHAELIAHAVKAGQARGVPTVLMTFDPHPMEVVYPGNHPAQLTTLARRAELVEQFGIDVFLVIPFTPEFMKLTPDRYIHQLLVEHLHVVEVVVGENFTFGRKAAGNVETLRRAGEQFGFGVESVSLVAERADATQSVTFSSTYIRSCVDAGDVSAAAEALGRPHRVEGLVVRGDGRGRGLGFPTANVAPSAFAAIPADGVYAAWFTVLGHGQVPGTVVAGQRCRAAVSVGTNPTFSGRARTVEAFLIDETADLYGQRVAVDFVSRIRGQEKFDSVADLVAVMNTDVEKTRGLLSGD
- the mntR gene encoding manganese-binding transcriptional regulator MntR; protein product: MSPWEQSDGLSSVAQDYLKVIWTAQEWSPDKVSTKMLAEKIGVSASTASESIRKLADAGLVDHEKYGAVTLTDEGRRAALAMVRRHRLIETFLVRELGYSWDEVHDEAEVLEHAVSDRLIARIDAKLGFPQRDPHGDPIPATDGQVPTPPARQLWACAEGETGTVARISDNDPEMLRYFAQVGISLDARLRVLTRRDFAGIISIALDSPAGSDREQATVDLGSPAAQAIWVV
- a CDS encoding metal-dependent hydrolase — its product is MTNVMTYPAVRRLNFGFGEQPAGDRYFADDSIVFSHLVAILSAIFPPGEDIFVRSVRRYADQLTDPELTKRVAGFVGQEKTHGRQHRELNEQLAAMGYPTAWFEYLLGSTERMEKFLDKQFPNPDRLPRLRHFFLGFTVAAEHFTAVWAENILKRPAVQAMMYDAEIRNLLNWHALEELEHKSVAFDVYRAVGVPESTRIRWMRFAQNCGIPILVLFSWLSIATTDVEGRRQPFRILKETVQMLRNPMWKGFYFDMRPFKKRDFHPDQIDTTELVAYWQQELFGAEGQLADHVK
- a CDS encoding AraC family transcriptional regulator; amino-acid sequence: MSIGGAAQADWDIPRPVATCRHLLQAARLHGIDAAGCLAGTGVTPADIADSAIEVQAGQELAILRNILGRVTDPHEFARDVGLQYNFANTGVLGYALLASPTLGDAVNTACRYATLSSTFLRLTRHDTPEGAVLEFDDSAVPADVRTFMLERDLFALTNMVPLLIGQLNSDAPIKVELPGIDFPVERLEFPWVTIEVDVAAKRSAITIPVEVLALPMPAADPAAAEACALQCEELLQTRRRRRGIAAQVRSRLVRDPGVLPSMAVIADELCITERTLHRRLAGEHTSYRALVDEVRVTLAAAMLESGLTVEETARQLGYSETAAFSRAFIRWVGTPPSKHRGRRP
- a CDS encoding type II toxin-antitoxin system Rv0910 family toxin — encoded protein: MAKLELSRELSLPPDEAWSHASNLAELGDWLSLHQGWRCEIPAELEAGTTLIGVAGAKGMRNRVTWTVRRVDPPALLELTGDGVGGTKYALTLAIAPAVSGSKFTLRMDLGGRPLFGPIGATAARAVKGDIERSIKHFESLYT